One genomic window of Mucilaginibacter sp. SJ includes the following:
- a CDS encoding tetratricopeptide repeat protein, translating into MMKRIIYLLLIIVMPIYALANDEANILLKKGNDQYAKGQYKEAITTYQKIVDDGHQSALVYYNLGNAYFKNEDVPSALLYYEKAHKLSPGDEDINFNIQFANQKTTDKVEAGTEFFITKWWHSFILHFSLTTLAVVTILFFIAGCALLIVYRFTNSVSIKKWSFYSALVILLFGFASMFVASRQDQYFDAHHGAIIFSTSVNVKSAPAPNAKNLFLIHDGTKVEILEDNDGWMKIRLASGNEGWINASDAKEI; encoded by the coding sequence ATGATGAAGCGCATTATATACCTACTGCTCATCATCGTTATGCCGATATATGCATTAGCTAACGATGAAGCTAATATCCTGCTAAAAAAAGGGAACGACCAATACGCCAAAGGTCAGTATAAAGAAGCTATAACCACCTATCAAAAAATTGTGGATGACGGGCACCAATCGGCATTGGTTTATTATAATTTGGGCAATGCCTACTTTAAAAATGAAGATGTGCCATCCGCGCTGCTGTATTACGAAAAGGCGCACAAACTTTCGCCGGGCGATGAGGATATCAATTTCAATATCCAATTTGCCAATCAAAAAACAACCGATAAGGTGGAGGCCGGTACCGAATTTTTCATAACCAAATGGTGGCACTCGTTTATTCTCCACTTTTCATTAACAACTTTGGCGGTGGTGACAATCCTGTTCTTTATAGCGGGATGTGCATTGCTGATCGTGTATAGGTTTACTAATTCGGTAAGCATTAAAAAATGGTCGTTTTATTCGGCTTTGGTAATCTTACTTTTCGGATTTGCGAGCATGTTTGTTGCAAGTCGCCAGGATCAATACTTTGATGCCCATCACGGCGCTATCATCTTCAGCACATCTGTTAATGTAAAAAGCGCACCAGCACCTAACGCTAAAAACCTGTTCCTGATCCATGATGGCACCAAGGTTGAAATTTTAGAAGATAATGACGGCTGGATGAAGATCAGGCTCGCCAGCGGCAACGAGGGCTGGATCAATGCTTCTGATGCTAAGGAGATATAG